The following proteins are encoded in a genomic region of Oncorhynchus kisutch isolate 150728-3 linkage group LG4, Okis_V2, whole genome shotgun sequence:
- the LOC109888573 gene encoding uncharacterized protein LOC109888573, translating to MSLEDIEQQDYDVSDTERVRALSQSLDLPVCVMDDHLTSEAVNEMEQSNSTRSRATSVMETTEEGKLNNVEHLTLMDFLQNLTEKQWRGIREGMFDPLTKQQLAGLCLRIVQFLSDKLMQIIIPGLYELLGIQDAASSPLSQRSLTASLTSLLDDKTNTKSRVRFTEAGVPKRPGSRKSYNSFRIPTPYPSSNCMEQEEEEEQESQLKFKEIYLTKGSGSYLPKGA from the exons ATGTCCCTGGAGGACATAGAACAACAAGACTATGATGTTTCTGACACTGAGAGAGTCAG AGCCTTGTCCCAGTCTCTagacctgcctgtctgtgtgatggatgaCCACCTGACCTCTGAAGCTGTCAATGAGATG GAGCAGAGCAATTCTACCAGGAGTAGAGCAACCTCAGTGATGGAAACTACAGAAGAGGGGAAGCTCAACAATGTGGAACATCTGACACTTATGGACTTCCTTCAAAACCTAACTGAGAA GCAATGGAGGGGGATTCGTGAGGGCATGTTTGACCCG CTGACAAAACAACAGCTTGCCGGCTTGTGTCTGAGGATTGTCCAGTTTTTATCGGACAAGCTGATGCAGATCATCATCCCAGGTCTTTACGAACTACTGGGCATCCAAGATGCTGCCTCCTCTCCATTGTCACAGAGATCTCTCACAGCGTCACTCACCAGTCTGTTAGACGATAAGACTAACACCAAGTCCCGCGTAAGATTTACTGAGGCTGGTGTACCTAAGAGGCCAGGCAGTCGAAAGTCTTACAATAGCTTTCGCATCCCGACTCCCTACCCTTCCTCCAACTGTATGgagcaggaagaggaagaagagcaggAATCACAACTTAAGTTCAAGGAGATTTACCTGACTAAGGGCAGTGGAAGCTACCTGCCCAAGGGGGCATGA